A DNA window from Gorilla gorilla gorilla isolate KB3781 chromosome 19, NHGRI_mGorGor1-v2.1_pri, whole genome shotgun sequence contains the following coding sequences:
- the PLD2 gene encoding phospholipase D2 isoform X2, with protein MTATPESLFPTGDELDSSQLQMESDEVDTLKEGEDPADRMHPFLAIYELQSLKVHPLVFAPGVPVTAQVVGTERYTSGSKVGTCTLYSVRLTHGDFSWTTKKKYRHFQELHRDLLRHKVLMSLLPLARFAVAYSPARDAGNREMPSLPRAGPEGSTRHAASKQKYLENYLNRLLTMSFYRNYHAMTEFLEVSQLSFIPDLGRKGLEGMIRKRSGGHRVPGLTCCGRDQVCYRWSKRWLVVKDSFLLYMCLETGAISFVQLFDPGFEVQVGKRSTEARHGVRIDTSHRSLILKCSSYRQARWWAQEITELAQGPGRDFLQLHQHDSYAPPRPGTLARWFVNGAGYFAAVADAILRAQEEIFITDWWLSPEVYLKRPAHSDDWRLDIMLKRKAEEGVRVSILLFKEVELALGINSGYSKRALMLLHPNIKVMRHPDQVTLWAHHEKLLVVDQVVAFLGGLDLAYGRWDDLHYRLTDLGDSSESAASQPPTLCPDSPATPDLSHNQFFWLGKDYSNLITKDWVQLDRPFEDFIDRETTPRMPWRDVGVVVHGLPARDLARHFIQRWNFTKTTKAKYKTPTYPYLLPKSTSTANQLPFTLPGGQCTSVQVLRSVDRWSAGTLENSILNAYLHTIRESRHFLYIENQFFISCSDGRTVLNKVGDEIVDRILKAHKTLCRGEYSILHRLKAAMGTAWRDYISICGLRTHGELGGHPVSELIYIHSKVLIADDRTVIIGSANINDRSLLGKRDSELAVLIEDTETEPSLMNGAEYQAGRFALSLRKHCFSVILGVNTRPDLDLRDPICDDFFQLWQDTAESNANIYEQIFRCLPSNATRSLRTLREYVAVEPLATVSPPLARSELTQVQGHLVHFPLKFLEDESLLPPLGSKEGMIPLEVWT; from the exons ATGACGGCGACCCCTGAGAGCCTCTTCCCCACTGGGGACGAACTGGACTCCAGCCAGCTCCAGATGGAGTCCGATGAGGTGGACACCCTGAAGGAGGGAGAGGACCCAG CCGACCGGATGCACCCGTTTCTGGCCATCTATGAGCTTCAGTCTCTGAAAGTGCACCCCTTGGTGTTCGCACCTGGGGTCCCTGTCACAGCCCAGGTGGTGGGCACCGAAAGATATACCAGCGGATCCAAG GTGGGAACCTGCACTCTGTATTCTGTCCGCTTGACTCACGGCGACTTTTCCTGGACAACCAAGAAGAAATACCGTCATTTTCAGGAGCTGCATCGGGACCTCCTGAGACACAAAGTCTTGATGAGTCTGCTCCCTCTGGCTCG ATTTGCCGTTGCCTATTCTCCAGCCCGAGATGCAGGCAACAGAGAGATGCCCTCTCTACCCCGGGCAGGTCCTGAGGGCTCCACCAGACATGCAGCCAGCAAACAG AAATACCTGGAGAATTACCTCAACCGTCTCTTGACCATGTCTTTCTATCGCAACTACCATGCCATG ACAGAGTTCCTGGAAGTCAGTCAGCTGTCCTTTATCCCAGACTTGGGCCGCAAAGGACT GGAGGGGATGATCCGGAAGCGCTCAGGTGGCCACCGTGTTCCTGGCCTCACCTGCTGTGGCCGAGACCAAGTTTGTTATCGCTGGTCCAAGAG GTGGCTGGTGGTGAAGGACTCCTTCCTGCTGTACATGTGCCTCGAGACGGGTGCCATCTCATTTGTTCAGCTCTTTGACCCTGGCTTTGAGGTGCAAGTGGGGAAAAGGAGCACGGAGGCACGGCACGGCGTGCGGATCGATACCTCCCACAG GTCCTTGATTCTCAAGTGCAGCAGCTACCggcaggcacggtggtgggcccAAGAGATCACTGAGCTGGCACAGGGCCCAGGCAGAGACTTCCTACAGCTGCACCAGCATGACAGCTACGCCCCACCCCGGCCTGGGACCTTGGCCCGGTG GTTTGTGAATGGGGCAGGTTACTTTGCTGCTGTGGCAGATGCCATCCTTCGAGCTCAGGAGGAGATTTTCATCACAGACTGGTG GTTGAGTCCTGAGGTTTACCTGAAGCGTCCGGCCCATTCAGATGACTGGAGACTGGACATTATGCTCAAGAGGAAGGCG GAGGAGGGTGTCCGCGTGTCTATTCTGCTGTTTAAAGAAGTGGAATTGGCCTTGGGCATCAACAGTGGCTATAGCAAGAGGGCGCTGATGCTGCTGCACCCCAACATAAAG GTGATGCGTCACCCAGACCAAGTGACGTTGTGGGCCCATCATGAGAAGCTCCTGGTGGTGGACCAAGTGGTAGCATTCCTGGGGGGACTGGACCTTGCCTATGGCCGCTGGGATGACCTGCACTACCGACTGACTGACCTTGGAGACTCCTCTGAATCAGCTGCCTCCCAG CCTCCCACCCTGTGCCCAGACTCGCCAGCCACCCCAGACCTCTCTCACAACCAATTCTTCTGGCTGGGCAAGGACTACAGCAATCTTATCACCAAGGACTGGGTGCAGCTGGACCGGCCTTTCGAAG ATTTCATTGACAGGGAGACGACCCCTCGGATGCCATGGCGGGACGTTGGGGTGGTCGTCCATGGCCTACCAGCCCGGGACCTCGCCCGGCACTTCATCCAGCGCTGGAACTTCACCAAG ACCACCAAGGCCAAGTACAAGACTCCCACATACCCCTACCTGCTTCCCAAGTCTACCAGCACGGCCAATCAGCTCCCCTTCACACTTCCAGGAGGGCAATGCACCAGCGTACAG GTCTTGCGATCAGTGGACCGCTGGTCAGCAGGGACTCTGGAGAACTCCATCCTCAACGCCTACCTGCACACCATCAGGGAGAGCCGGCACTTCCTCTACATTGAG AATCAGTTCTTCATTAGCTGCTCAGATGGGCGGACGGTTCTGAACAAGGTGGGCGATGAGATTGTGGACAGAATCCTGAAGGCCCACAA gaCCCTGTGTCGTGGGGAGTATTCAATCCTGCATCGCCTCAAAGCAGCCA TGGGGACAGCATGGCGGGACTATATTTCCATCTGCGGGCTTCGTACACACGGAGAGCTGGGCGGGCACCCCGTCTCGGAGCTCATCTACATCCACAGCAAGGTGCTCATCGCAGATGACCGGACAGTCATCATTG GTTCTGCAAACATCAATGACCGGAGCTTGCTGGGGAAGCGGGACAGTGAGCTGGCCGTGCTGATCGAGGACACAGAGACGGAACCATCCCTCATGAATGGGGCAGAGTATCAGGCCGGCAGGTTTGCCTTGAGTCTGCGGAAGCACTGCTTCAG TGTGATTCTTGGAGTAAATACCCGGCCAGACTTGGATCTCCGAGACCCCATCTGTGATGACTTCTTCCAGTTGTGGCAAGACACGGCTGAGAGCAACGCCAATATCTATGAGCAG ATCTTCCGCTGCCTGCCATCCAATGCCACGCGTTCCCTGCGGACTCTCCGGGAGTACGTGGCCGTGGAGCCCTTGGCCACAGTCAGTCCCCCCTTGGCTCGGTCTGAGCTCACCCAGGTCCAGGGCCACCTGGTCCACTTCCCTCTCAAGTTCCTAGAGGATGAGTCTTTGCTGCCCCCGCTGGGTAGCAAGGAGGGCATGATCCCCCTAGAAGTGTGGACATAG
- the PLD2 gene encoding phospholipase D2 isoform X1, producing the protein MTATPESLFPTGDELDSSQLQMESDEVDTLKEGEDPADRMHPFLAIYELQSLKVHPLVFAPGVPVTAQVVGTERYTSGSKVGTCTLYSVRLTHGDFSWTTKKKYRHFQELHRDLLRHKVLMSLLPLARFAVAYSPARDAGNREMPSLPRAGPEGSTRHAASKQKYLENYLNRLLTMSFYRNYHAMTEFLEVSQLSFIPDLGRKGLEGMIRKRSGGHRVPGLTCCGRDQVCYRWSKRWLVVKDSFLLYMCLETGAISFVQLFDPGFEVQVGKRSTEARHGVRIDTSHRSLILKCSSYRQARWWAQEITELAQGPGRDFLQLHQHDSYAPPRPGTLARWFVNGAGYFAAVADAILRAQEEIFITDWWLSPEVYLKRPAHSDDWRLDIMLKRKAEEGVRVSILLFKEVELALGINSGYSKRALMLLHPNIKVMRHPDQVTLWAHHEKLLVVDQVVAFLGGLDLAYGRWDDLHYRLTDLGDSSESAASQPPTLCPDSPATPDLSHNQFFWLGKDYSNLITKDWVQLDRPFEDFIDRETTPRMPWRDVGVVVHGLPARDLARHFIQRWNFTKTTKAKYKTPTYPYLLPKSTSTANQLPFTLPGGQCTSVQVLRSVDRWSAGTLENSILNAYLHTIRESRHFLYIENQFFISCSDGRTVLNKVGDEIVDRILKAHKQGQCYRVYVLLPLLPGFEGDISTGGGNSIQAILHFTYRTLCRGEYSILHRLKAAMGTAWRDYISICGLRTHGELGGHPVSELIYIHSKVLIADDRTVIIGSANINDRSLLGKRDSELAVLIEDTETEPSLMNGAEYQAGRFALSLRKHCFSVILGVNTRPDLDLRDPICDDFFQLWQDTAESNANIYEQIFRCLPSNATRSLRTLREYVAVEPLATVSPPLARSELTQVQGHLVHFPLKFLEDESLLPPLGSKEGMIPLEVWT; encoded by the exons ATGACGGCGACCCCTGAGAGCCTCTTCCCCACTGGGGACGAACTGGACTCCAGCCAGCTCCAGATGGAGTCCGATGAGGTGGACACCCTGAAGGAGGGAGAGGACCCAG CCGACCGGATGCACCCGTTTCTGGCCATCTATGAGCTTCAGTCTCTGAAAGTGCACCCCTTGGTGTTCGCACCTGGGGTCCCTGTCACAGCCCAGGTGGTGGGCACCGAAAGATATACCAGCGGATCCAAG GTGGGAACCTGCACTCTGTATTCTGTCCGCTTGACTCACGGCGACTTTTCCTGGACAACCAAGAAGAAATACCGTCATTTTCAGGAGCTGCATCGGGACCTCCTGAGACACAAAGTCTTGATGAGTCTGCTCCCTCTGGCTCG ATTTGCCGTTGCCTATTCTCCAGCCCGAGATGCAGGCAACAGAGAGATGCCCTCTCTACCCCGGGCAGGTCCTGAGGGCTCCACCAGACATGCAGCCAGCAAACAG AAATACCTGGAGAATTACCTCAACCGTCTCTTGACCATGTCTTTCTATCGCAACTACCATGCCATG ACAGAGTTCCTGGAAGTCAGTCAGCTGTCCTTTATCCCAGACTTGGGCCGCAAAGGACT GGAGGGGATGATCCGGAAGCGCTCAGGTGGCCACCGTGTTCCTGGCCTCACCTGCTGTGGCCGAGACCAAGTTTGTTATCGCTGGTCCAAGAG GTGGCTGGTGGTGAAGGACTCCTTCCTGCTGTACATGTGCCTCGAGACGGGTGCCATCTCATTTGTTCAGCTCTTTGACCCTGGCTTTGAGGTGCAAGTGGGGAAAAGGAGCACGGAGGCACGGCACGGCGTGCGGATCGATACCTCCCACAG GTCCTTGATTCTCAAGTGCAGCAGCTACCggcaggcacggtggtgggcccAAGAGATCACTGAGCTGGCACAGGGCCCAGGCAGAGACTTCCTACAGCTGCACCAGCATGACAGCTACGCCCCACCCCGGCCTGGGACCTTGGCCCGGTG GTTTGTGAATGGGGCAGGTTACTTTGCTGCTGTGGCAGATGCCATCCTTCGAGCTCAGGAGGAGATTTTCATCACAGACTGGTG GTTGAGTCCTGAGGTTTACCTGAAGCGTCCGGCCCATTCAGATGACTGGAGACTGGACATTATGCTCAAGAGGAAGGCG GAGGAGGGTGTCCGCGTGTCTATTCTGCTGTTTAAAGAAGTGGAATTGGCCTTGGGCATCAACAGTGGCTATAGCAAGAGGGCGCTGATGCTGCTGCACCCCAACATAAAG GTGATGCGTCACCCAGACCAAGTGACGTTGTGGGCCCATCATGAGAAGCTCCTGGTGGTGGACCAAGTGGTAGCATTCCTGGGGGGACTGGACCTTGCCTATGGCCGCTGGGATGACCTGCACTACCGACTGACTGACCTTGGAGACTCCTCTGAATCAGCTGCCTCCCAG CCTCCCACCCTGTGCCCAGACTCGCCAGCCACCCCAGACCTCTCTCACAACCAATTCTTCTGGCTGGGCAAGGACTACAGCAATCTTATCACCAAGGACTGGGTGCAGCTGGACCGGCCTTTCGAAG ATTTCATTGACAGGGAGACGACCCCTCGGATGCCATGGCGGGACGTTGGGGTGGTCGTCCATGGCCTACCAGCCCGGGACCTCGCCCGGCACTTCATCCAGCGCTGGAACTTCACCAAG ACCACCAAGGCCAAGTACAAGACTCCCACATACCCCTACCTGCTTCCCAAGTCTACCAGCACGGCCAATCAGCTCCCCTTCACACTTCCAGGAGGGCAATGCACCAGCGTACAG GTCTTGCGATCAGTGGACCGCTGGTCAGCAGGGACTCTGGAGAACTCCATCCTCAACGCCTACCTGCACACCATCAGGGAGAGCCGGCACTTCCTCTACATTGAG AATCAGTTCTTCATTAGCTGCTCAGATGGGCGGACGGTTCTGAACAAGGTGGGCGATGAGATTGTGGACAGAATCCTGAAGGCCCACAA ACAGGGGCAGTGTTACCGAGTCTACGTGCTTTTGCCCTTACTCCCTGGCTTCGAGGGTGACATCTCCACGGGCGGTGGCAACTCCATCCAGGCCATTCTGCACTTTACTTACAG gaCCCTGTGTCGTGGGGAGTATTCAATCCTGCATCGCCTCAAAGCAGCCA TGGGGACAGCATGGCGGGACTATATTTCCATCTGCGGGCTTCGTACACACGGAGAGCTGGGCGGGCACCCCGTCTCGGAGCTCATCTACATCCACAGCAAGGTGCTCATCGCAGATGACCGGACAGTCATCATTG GTTCTGCAAACATCAATGACCGGAGCTTGCTGGGGAAGCGGGACAGTGAGCTGGCCGTGCTGATCGAGGACACAGAGACGGAACCATCCCTCATGAATGGGGCAGAGTATCAGGCCGGCAGGTTTGCCTTGAGTCTGCGGAAGCACTGCTTCAG TGTGATTCTTGGAGTAAATACCCGGCCAGACTTGGATCTCCGAGACCCCATCTGTGATGACTTCTTCCAGTTGTGGCAAGACACGGCTGAGAGCAACGCCAATATCTATGAGCAG ATCTTCCGCTGCCTGCCATCCAATGCCACGCGTTCCCTGCGGACTCTCCGGGAGTACGTGGCCGTGGAGCCCTTGGCCACAGTCAGTCCCCCCTTGGCTCGGTCTGAGCTCACCCAGGTCCAGGGCCACCTGGTCCACTTCCCTCTCAAGTTCCTAGAGGATGAGTCTTTGCTGCCCCCGCTGGGTAGCAAGGAGGGCATGATCCCCCTAGAAGTGTGGACATAG